A genome region from Deinococcus seoulensis includes the following:
- a CDS encoding DUF4129 domain-containing protein translates to MARLLLVSPHVVRRVLNAAPLGVTGGPPWTAYGLALLPLCLAGLLPLWSVAALCALFALGVRWPAWVQARVLGTQLLIGLGMLSGLPGSLGDGAALLRLAGLYLLASLGGFALSAAAHALEDGRRRALLVPLALGLLAPQVGVPLALLGGALARPGPDARRAPLTAPEPARRWWGLLALGAAPLLLLALLLPATPAGPVGRETAVASSSATVPAPVPTPDSRSTPASGATGAPLLQPFRPPQSLNLGEVSHQLEFMLMAGLMLLGAGLSVPALRRARGRPPHPAEWLMVAGLLLTGLLWVVAAVMLYMGGSGSPATLPPALPEPEGQPGAGGGPASVDAARVIDLSWLMPTLTWVTLALVLALAGALLWLRRQGTPDPALPGDPPDLPPDAPATQAAATHRVREAYRAAQTALSAAGWPRVAAETPAAYAARLGALHAPLAAPLATLTAAYEPVRYGGRLTDEDAAQAEQAADLLTRTLPTLPPAPTEDTP, encoded by the coding sequence GGGCCTCCCTGGACGGCGTACGGACTGGCGCTGCTGCCGCTGTGCCTGGCGGGGTTGCTGCCGCTCTGGTCAGTGGCGGCGCTGTGCGCTCTGTTCGCGCTGGGCGTGCGCTGGCCTGCCTGGGTGCAGGCGCGTGTGCTGGGCACGCAACTGCTGATCGGGCTGGGGATGCTGTCCGGCCTGCCCGGCAGTCTGGGTGACGGGGCGGCGCTGTTGCGTCTGGCCGGGCTGTACCTGCTGGCCAGCCTTGGCGGCTTTGCCCTGAGTGCCGCCGCGCACGCCCTGGAGGACGGCCGCCGCCGCGCCCTGCTGGTCCCGCTGGCCCTGGGGCTGCTGGCCCCGCAGGTGGGCGTGCCCCTGGCCCTGCTGGGCGGCGCGCTGGCCCGTCCCGGACCGGACGCCCGCCGCGCCCCGCTGACCGCCCCGGAACCGGCCCGCCGCTGGTGGGGCTTGCTGGCGCTGGGAGCCGCGCCGCTCCTGCTGCTGGCGCTGCTGCTGCCCGCCACCCCGGCCGGACCGGTTGGCCGGGAAACGGCAGTGGCGTCGTCGTCGGCGACTGTCCCGGCCCCGGTGCCCACGCCCGACAGCAGGTCCACCCCGGCCAGTGGGGCGACGGGTGCGCCACTGCTCCAGCCTTTCCGGCCCCCACAGAGCCTGAACCTGGGCGAGGTGAGCCATCAGCTGGAATTCATGCTGATGGCAGGTCTGATGCTGCTGGGCGCGGGTCTGAGCGTGCCCGCCCTGCGGCGCGCCCGTGGGCGGCCTCCCCACCCGGCCGAGTGGCTGATGGTGGCGGGCCTGTTGCTGACGGGCCTGCTGTGGGTGGTGGCGGCCGTCATGCTGTACATGGGCGGGTCGGGCAGCCCGGCCACGCTCCCGCCAGCCTTGCCGGAACCGGAGGGCCAGCCGGGAGCCGGGGGTGGCCCTGCCAGCGTGGACGCGGCGCGCGTGATCGACCTGTCGTGGCTGATGCCCACGCTGACCTGGGTCACTCTGGCGCTGGTGCTCGCGCTGGCCGGGGCGTTGCTGTGGCTGCGGCGCCAGGGCACCCCGGACCCGGCCCTGCCCGGCGACCCGCCGGATCTGCCTCCTGACGCGCCCGCCACCCAGGCCGCCGCCACGCACCGTGTCCGCGAGGCGTACCGCGCCGCGCAGACCGCCCTGAGCGCCGCCGGGTGGCCGCGCGTGGCTGCCGAGACACCCGCCGCGTACGCTGCCCGCCTGGGCGCGCTGCACGCTCCACTGGCCGCGCCGCTCGCCACCCTGACCGCCGCGTACGAACCCGTCCGCTACGGCGGCCGCCTGACCGACGAGGACGCCGCGCAGGCCGAACAGGCCGCCGACCTCCTGACCCGCACGCTCCCCACCCTGCCCCCCGCACCCACCGAGGACACCCCATGA
- a CDS encoding AAA family ATPase, which produces MTQTLTPITSAPTPTPDFARAVLENVARVLVGKEAVTRLALAGILAGGHVLLEDAPGTGKTMLARALAVSLGLDFQRVQFTPDLLPGDVTGVSVFRPQSGTFEFVPGPVFTGVLLADEINRATPRTQSALLEAMGEGQVTESGVTRPLPTPFVVIATQNPIENEGTYRLPEAQLDRFLLRLSVGYPTHEEEVRMLARLQTQHPIATLGAVTTPAALLDAQAQVRAVFVAPEVQAYLARLSARTRTHPSVTLGAGPRASLALQGVAQALAWLAGRSFVTPDDVQAAAPGVLAHRLSLRIEARLQGVPDHAIVTELLKAEPVPAELSAPPAR; this is translated from the coding sequence ATGACCCAGACCCTGACCCCCATCACTTCCGCCCCCACCCCCACACCGGACTTCGCCCGCGCGGTCCTGGAGAATGTCGCCCGCGTCCTGGTCGGCAAGGAAGCCGTGACCCGCCTCGCGCTGGCAGGCATCCTGGCCGGCGGGCACGTGCTGCTGGAGGACGCGCCGGGCACCGGCAAGACCATGCTGGCCCGCGCCCTGGCCGTCAGTCTGGGCCTGGACTTTCAGCGGGTGCAGTTCACGCCGGACCTGCTGCCGGGCGACGTGACCGGCGTCAGCGTGTTCCGCCCGCAGTCCGGCACCTTCGAGTTCGTGCCCGGCCCGGTCTTCACCGGGGTGCTGCTGGCCGACGAGATCAACCGCGCCACGCCCCGCACGCAGTCCGCGCTCCTTGAGGCGATGGGGGAGGGGCAGGTCACGGAATCCGGCGTGACCCGCCCGCTGCCCACGCCGTTCGTGGTGATCGCCACGCAGAACCCCATCGAGAACGAAGGCACCTACCGCCTGCCCGAAGCGCAACTGGACCGTTTCCTGCTGCGCCTGTCCGTCGGGTACCCCACCCACGAGGAGGAGGTGCGGATGCTCGCCCGCCTCCAGACGCAGCACCCGATTGCCACGCTGGGGGCCGTCACCACGCCCGCCGCGCTGCTGGACGCCCAGGCGCAGGTCCGCGCCGTGTTCGTCGCGCCCGAGGTGCAGGCGTACCTCGCGCGCCTGAGCGCCCGCACCCGCACGCACCCCAGCGTCACCCTGGGCGCCGGGCCGCGCGCCAGCCTCGCCCTCCAGGGGGTCGCGCAGGCCCTCGCGTGGCTGGCCGGGCGGTCCTTCGTCACCCCGGACGACGTGCAGGCGGCCGCGCCCGGCGTCCTCGCCCACCGCCTGAGCCTGCGCATCGAGGCGCGGCTCCAGGGTGTGCCCGACCACGCCATCGTCACCGAGCTGCTGAAGGCCGAACCCGTCCCTGCTGAACTCAGCGCGCCGCCCGCCCGGTGA
- a CDS encoding DUF58 domain-containing protein, with protein MNTLSVALITALPWLLLVGAVLAALWWGSRRPPGVSVERLLPATGFEGTRVPLTVRVTLRSRRPLRVLLDDPTPRGVVPAVTPELSVRLLGHAEHDLTTTLTLNRRGAHDWPGGTLRWADPLGLFWHSAPLPGPPTTLDVFPGTHGLILPDLLRPLLSEGTLTRRVGLDDPLSLRGVRDYVPGDPPGRVHWRLSARTGTLTVREPERTAASSLTVFVDTSSGGEVFVDSAARLAASLVREAASLGLPVAAATSAALSPSGRDPLSMQAALRLLARLAPDPAPPYLPPTRSGGNLIILTASPGPDLLTQALRARATAARVTIVTLPEGYYLEPGEQPRRQWSGLPDAARDLERRAAALAGAGIQVVILRGNQSVLTLAH; from the coding sequence GTGAACACGCTGTCCGTTGCCCTGATCACCGCCCTGCCCTGGCTGCTGCTGGTCGGCGCGGTCCTGGCCGCCCTGTGGTGGGGCTCACGCCGCCCGCCCGGTGTCAGCGTGGAACGCCTCCTGCCTGCCACGGGATTCGAGGGCACCCGCGTCCCGCTGACCGTGCGCGTCACGCTGCGCAGCCGCCGCCCCCTGCGCGTCCTGCTGGACGACCCCACGCCGCGCGGCGTCGTCCCGGCCGTGACGCCCGAACTCAGCGTGCGCCTGCTGGGCCACGCGGAGCACGACCTGACCACCACCCTGACCCTCAACCGGCGCGGCGCGCACGACTGGCCCGGCGGCACCCTGCGCTGGGCCGACCCGCTCGGGCTGTTCTGGCACTCCGCGCCGCTGCCCGGACCGCCCACCACCCTGGACGTGTTTCCCGGCACGCACGGACTGATCCTGCCGGACCTGCTGCGCCCCCTGCTCTCGGAAGGCACCCTGACCCGCCGCGTCGGCCTGGACGACCCGCTGAGCCTGCGCGGCGTGCGCGACTACGTGCCCGGAGACCCGCCCGGCCGGGTTCACTGGCGCCTGAGTGCCCGCACCGGCACCCTGACCGTCCGCGAACCCGAACGCACCGCCGCGAGCAGCCTCACGGTCTTCGTGGACACCAGCAGTGGCGGTGAGGTCTTCGTGGACAGCGCCGCCCGCCTCGCCGCCAGCCTCGTCCGCGAGGCCGCCAGCCTGGGCCTGCCCGTCGCGGCCGCCACCAGCGCCGCCCTGAGCCCCAGCGGCCGCGACCCGCTGTCCATGCAGGCCGCCCTTCGCCTGCTGGCCCGCCTCGCCCCGGATCCCGCCCCGCCCTACCTGCCCCCCACCCGCAGCGGCGGGAACCTGATCATCCTGACCGCCAGCCCCGGCCCGGACCTGCTGACCCAGGCCCTGAGGGCGCGCGCCACCGCCGCCCGCGTCACCATCGTCACGCTGCCCGAAGGCTACTACCTGGAACCCGGCGAGCAACCCCGCCGCCAGTGGAGTGGCCTGCCCGACGCCGCCCGCGACCTCGAACGCCGCGCCGCCGCGCTGGCCGGAGCGGGCATTCAGGTCGTGATCCTGCGCGGCAACCAGAGCGTCCTGACCCTCGCCCACTGA
- a CDS encoding M-like protein gives MTNDDTNTPHDEKTIRNVDLQFMGKEDTAEEIDAEVNAESREAGAYRERGMDKHDVESAQSMDASDPPSSNMGDAS, from the coding sequence ATGACCAACGACGACACCAACACCCCCCACGACGAGAAGACCATCCGCAACGTGGACCTGCAGTTCATGGGCAAGGAAGACACCGCCGAGGAAATCGACGCCGAAGTCAACGCCGAAAGCCGCGAGGCCGGCGCGTACCGCGAACGCGGCATGGACAAACACGACGTCGAATCTGCCCAGAGCATGGACGCCAGCGACCCGCCCAGCAGCAACATGGGCGACGCGAGCTGA